One segment of Leguminivora glycinivorella isolate SPB_JAAS2020 chromosome 12, LegGlyc_1.1, whole genome shotgun sequence DNA contains the following:
- the LOC125232031 gene encoding fatty acid synthase-like: protein MASVKEYEDVVLSGISGRFPDCESIDEFADKLFAGVDLVTEDDRRWTPGLYGLPKRSGKLKDLAHFDTAFFGVHPKQAEKLDPQARLLLEITHEIMIDAGYNPTELRGSDTGVYVGLIPSESFHAWFQDENQMNGYALLGCSNAMIPNRISYTFDLKGPSISMDIACAGSMHALVQAWNDIREGRCDAAIVAGSNLCLNPVTSLGFHYLSMLSQDGRCAAFDDNGRGYVRSEAVVAVLLQRRSAARRVYCTLCGARTNNDGYKKEGISYPNGDLQYRNALKTFEEAQLRPQDVVYVEAHGTGTKVGDPEEGNAITKLFCKDRRTPLLMGAVKSNMGHPEPVSGLCSVAKVVIAMEHGIIPRSLHYKTPNTEIPALIDGRIKMVVENTPWQGGLVTVNSFGFGGANGNLILEGGLGDRLPPSKYPAPRLVLASGRTDQAVKQLLQLAALHPRDSDLHALLDVVHARAIPGHPYRGYTILDPERGAPTVLEVLETEGDSRPVWFLFSGMGSQWPGMARELMRLPLFAASIARSALALDPYGVDLKHVITEAPKSAFNNIINSFVSIAAVQVALVDMLRELGIHPDGIIGHSVGEIGCAYADGTLTAEQTVLCAYWRGRCTLDSVPASGAMAAVGLSWEECARRCPGDIELAAHNSTNNVTISGPSASVEKFMQQLSADGVFVRMVDTAGIAFHSSYIAGVAPLLLERLQQVIPEPKPRSVRWISSSVLQDQWDSDLARLSSAAYFVNNLVSVVQFAPALTHVPDRAMMLEIAPHALLQAIVKRAMPDAVHVPLVNRNVPDALMHLLAAVGKTYGTCAQPQVANLYPRVSWPVSRGTPGLASHIGWDHRVEWTVCDLLKVKQNIIECDLDKPEDSFIAGHSIEGRIIFPAAGYLMLVWRTIAKIFKLEIEKMAVVFQNLQFRRATIMSRLTPVRFIISLFSGSGEFEVCEGGEVVFTGSARFTADPAAERLPVALLDDDNSEQEYVPSLTSEDIYKQLRLRGYNYKDEFRGIISSNAHGTRGQLKWEGNWVSFLDTIIQYSLLCIENSLLYLPTRLQRVVIDPAAQIAAAKEDGLPVKVYRNLNVIVSGGVELRGLQISLAPRRTNIQVAPLLEKYVFIPLVAKDVENNALGVSVQLALENCNVFKLKLTEQAHRKIEKVFLLPRVVQVLESVPGVRVDATLVVDAGSQQYAATMEPLGIKVVSSTALQTDCHVVLGSNIFLRHEELAALAKACIANGFVLLEETFQDLDMSSMQATASNAGLTLISRRRSESFEYLLLKRIAAKPASRVVIEVQENNYSWVDQLKVAMKNSETENMLVYVWSSAVDSGVLGLGTCLRREPGGDCLRVYYLPGATEPFDPDAPAYRAQVCRDLTFNVLRAGVWGTYRHLPFDDPTQVKQEVEHAYVNTLIRGDLSSLRWIESDLKYAASVPALHTDICRVYYSSLNFRDIMLATGKLQPDSLPTNVAHKGCILGLEFSGYSSTGKRVMGLVQTMGLATTVQVDKTFLWEVPEQWSLEQAATVPMAYASAYYALVIRGRMQPGEAVLVHAGSGGLGQAAISVALHAGCTVYTTVGSPAKRAFLRERFPQLPDANIANSRDSSFEQVVMRRTCGRGVDLVLNSLAGDKLQASLRCLGIGGRFLEVGKFDLSANTALGMAVLLKNTTVHGVLLDVLLSDSEDSPEKAELRRCVREGIANGAVRPLPVNIFDYDQVENAFRFMSTGKHIGKVVVRVRKEKPESNILTKQLLPAIPHAYMHPGKSYVLIGGLGGFGLQLCEWMIGRGAQTVMLNSRKGVSTGYQSWCVRRWRAEGVRVLISSADATTEAGARALLQEASSAAPVGGIFNLAAVLHDAILDNQTQDTFSAVAKPKIEVTRNLDKLSRLLAPELDHFVTFSSVACGRGNAGQSNYGYANSSMERLCERRRADGLPALAIQWGAIGDVGLVAAMFAEDAEIGGTVPQRIASCLDTLGTLLLASQAVVSSMVLADQRRAKEKPAQSLVHALANVLGIRDVNNVSSTATLTELGLDSLMLAETKQVLERNYDVVLGAEEIRALTFEKLRSMAIEVDSTAKDNVVA from the exons ATGGCAAGTGTGAAAGAATATGAAGACGTGGTGCTATCAGGAATATCCGGGCGTTTTCCCGATTGTGAGAGCATCGATGAGTTCGCAGACAAGCTGTTCGCTGGCGTTGATCTCGTCACCGAGGACGATCGTCGCTGGACGCCAG GTTTGTATGGATTGCCAAAGCGCAGCGGAAAACTAAAAGACCTGGCGCACTTTGACACAGCGTTCTTTGGAGTGCACCCTAAGCAAGCAGAAAAATTGGACCCGCAGGCGAGACTGCTGTTGGAAATCACACACGAAATAATGATAGACGCTGGATACAACCCCACAGAGCTACGCGGCTCTGACACTGGTGTTTATGTGGGCCTTATCCCGTCTGAAAGTTTTCACGCGTGGTTTCAAGACGAGAACCAAATGAATGGCTACGCCTTGCTTGGCTGCAGCAACGCTATGATACCCAACCGAATTTCCTATACATTCGACCTAAAAGGACCGTCAATATCTATGGACATCGCATGTGCGGGCTCTATGCACGCATTGGTGCAGGCCTGGAACGACATCAGAGAAGGCCGTTGTGATGCCGCTATAGTCGCAGGCTCGAACCTCTGCCTTAACCCGGTCACATCACTTGGCTTCCATTATTTGTCCATGCTCTCACAAGACGGTCGTTGTGCCGCGTTTGATGACAATGGACGCGGCTACGTTCGTTCTGAAGCGGTTGTAGCAGTACTCTTGCAACGACGTAGCGCCGCGCGTCGTGTGTACTGCACTTTGTGCGGTGCGAGAACGAACAATGATGGTTATAAGAAGGAGGGTATCAGTTACCCCAACGGAGATTTGCAGTACCGCAACGCGCTTAAGACTTTCGAAGAGGCTCAATTGCGTCCGCAGGATGTCGTTTACGTAGAAGCACACGGCACCGGCACTAAG GTGGGAGATCCAGAGGAAGGAAATGCGATCACGAAGCTGTTCTGCAAGGACCGGCGAACTCCGCTGCTGATGGGTGCCGTCAAGTCTAACATGGGTCATCCGGAGCCGGTCTCCGGGTTGTGCTCCGTTGCTAAAGTGGTAATAGCAATGGAGCATGGTATTATCCCCCGAAGCCTGCACTACAAAACTCCAAATACCGAAATTCCTGCACTAATTGACGGCCGCATTAAG ATGGTGGTCGAAAATACGCCATGGCAAGGTGGCTTGGTGACAGTTAATTCTTTCGGGTTTGGCGGAGCCAATGGAAACTTGATTCTCGAAGGAGGACTCGGAGACCGCCTACCCCCATCCAAGTACCCGGCACCGCGCCTCGTGCTTGCCTCGGGCAGGACTGACCAAGCTGTCAAGCAGCTGCTACAGCTAGCCGCGTTACATCCGCGCGATTCGGATCTTCACGCCCTGCTGGACGTCGTGCATGCGCGCGCCATACCAGGGCACCCTTACCGTGGTTACACCATACTAGATCCGGAGCGCGGTGCACCGACCGTTTTGGAGGTGCTCGAGACAGAGGGCGACTCACGCCCCGTGTGGTTTCTGTTCAGCGGCATGGGTTCGCAGTGGCCCGGTATGGCTCGAGAACTGATGCGCCTGCCGCTATTCGCTGCGAGTATCGCGCGATCTGCATTGGCACTCGATCCCTACGGTGTAGATCTCAAGCATGTGATCACAGAGGCGCCGAAGTCAGCCTTTAACAACATCATCAACTCCTTTGTCTCCATCGCTGCCGTGCAGGTGGCACTGGTAGACATGCTGAGGGAGCTTGGCATTCACCCTGACGGCATAATCGGACACTCTGTGGGTGAAATCG GATGTGCGTACGCGGACGGAACGCTAACAGCAGAACAAACAGTTTTGTGCGCATACTGGCGCGGACGCTGTACGCTAGACTCCGTGCCAGCGTCGGGTGCCATGGCTGCCGTTGGTCTCTCCTGGGAGGAATGTGCCCGTCGCTGCCCCGGTGATATCGAGCTCGCCGCACACAACTCAACTAATAACGTCACG ATCTCGGGACCATCAGCGTCGGTAGAGAAATTTATGCAACAGTTGTCGGCCGACGGCGTATTTGTGCGTATGGTGGACACTGCAGGAATAGCGTTCCACAGCTCGTACATCGCGGGCGTCGCACCACTGTTACTCGAGCGTCTGCAGCAGGTTATTCCTGAGCCCAAACCACGCAGTGTGCGCTGGATCTCCTCTTCCGTACTACAGGATCAATGGGATTCAGACTTAG CTCGACTAAGTAGCGCGGCGTATTTCGTGAACAACCTGGTGTCTGTAGTGCAGTTCGCACCCGCACTCACACACGTACCGGACCGGGCAATGATGCTGGAAATCGCCCCTCACGCGCTCCTTCAAGCCATTGTCAAGCGTGCGATGCCAGACGCTGTACACGTCCCTCTCGTAAACCGCAACGTACCCGACGCTCTCATGCATCTCCTTGCTGCCGTGGGAAAAACCTATGGAACCTGCGCACAGCCTCAG GTGGCGAATTTATACCCGCGTGTTTCGTGGCCGGTGTCCCGCGGTACGCCTGGACTGGCGTCACATATCGGCTGGGACCATCGCGTGGAGTGGACTGTATGTGACTTATTGAAGGTTAAACAGAATATCATTGAGTGCGACCTGGATAAGCCTGAAGATTCCTTTATTGCCGGACATAGTATTGAGGGCAGAATCATCTTTCCTGCGGCCGGATACTTG ATGCTGGTGTGGCGTACGATAGCGAAGATATTTAAATTGGAAATAGAGAAGATGGCGGTGGTGTTCCAAAATTTACAGTTTCGTCGAGCTACTATTATGTCACGCCTCACTCCAGTGCGTTTTATTATTTCGCTCTTTAGTGGTTCAGGCGAGTTCGAAGTTTGTGAGGGTGGTGAAGTGGTATTTACGGGTTCGGCCCGATTTACCGCCGACCCCGCCGCTGAACGTTTGCCAGTCGCTCTGCTAGATGATGATAATAGTGAACAAGAATACGTGCCCTCGCTGACCTCAGAAGACATTTATAAACAGCTACGCCTTCGTGGATATAACTACAAAGACGAGTTTCGTGGTATTATATCTTCAAACGCGCACGGCACGCGGGGCCAACTCAAATGGGAAGGCAACTGGGTCTCTTTCTTGGACACGATCATCCAATACTCCCTTTTATGCATCGAAAACAGTCTTTTATATTTACCGACCCGTCTGCAACGAGTAGTAATCGATCCCGCGGCGCAGATTGCAGCTGCTAAAGAAGATGGTTTGCCAGTGAAGGTTTACCGCAACTTAAACGTTATTGTTTCGGGTGGAGTTGAGTTGCGCGGCTTGCAGATTTCTTTGGCACCACGCCGCACCAATATTCAGGTGGCTCCCTTACTAGAGAAATATGTGTTTATACCACTGGTAGCTAAGGATGTTGAGAACAATGCGCTTGGCGTCTCAGTGCAGCTGGCGCTCGAAAACTGCAACGTGTTTAAATTGAAACTTACCGAGCAAGCGCACCGCAAGATAGAGAAGGTGTTTTTACTCCCACGTGTAGTGCAAG TTTTAGAATCTGTACCGGGGGTGCGCGTGGATGCGACGCTGGTAGTGGATGCAGGCTCACAACAGTATGCTGCTACTATGGAACCACTTGGAATAAAG GTGGTGTCAAGCACTGCTTTACAGACCGATTGCCACGTTGTTTTAGGCTCAAACATCTTTTTACGGCACGAAGAACTAGCTGCATTGGCAAAAGCATGCATTGCCAACGGTTTTGTGTTGCTAGAAGAGACGTTTCAAGATCTGGATATGTCATCAATGCAGGCAACTGCTTCCAACGCTGGACTGACATTG ATATCTCGACGTCGCTCGGAATCGTTTGAATATCTGCTACTGAAGCGCATAGCCGCGAAGCCGGCGTCTAGAGTTGTTATTGAAGTGCAAGAAAATAACTACTCCTGGGTAGATCAGTTGAAGGTCGCTATGAAAAACTCTGAAACCGAGAACATGCTTGTTTATGTGTGGTCAAGCGCTGTTGATTCTGGTGTGCTGGGCCTTGGGACCTGCTTGCGACGAGAGCCCGGAGGCGACTGCCTGCGCGTATACTACCTGCCAGGAGCCACAGAACCTTTTGATCCTGATGCACCAGCGTACAGGGCGCAGGTGTGCCGAGATCTGACATTTAACGTACTGCGCGCCGGCGTTTGGGGTACCTACCGCCACTTACCGTTTGATGACCCGACACAAGTCAAGCAAGAG GTGGAGCATGCTTATGTGAACACGCTAATTCGTGGCGACCTGTCATCGCTACGTTGGATCGAGAGCGACCTGAAGTATGCTGCGAGTGTACCGGCGCTGCACACCGATATATGTCGTGTCTACTACTCGTCGCTTAACTTTCGCGATATCATGCTCGCTACAGGCAAGCTGCAGCCTGACTCGCTACCCACCAATGTCGCTCATAAG GGGTGTATACTTGGATTGGAGTTTAGCGGATATTCATCAACTGGCAAGCGCGTGATGGGCTTGGTTCAAACAATGGGCCTAGCAACCACCGTACAAGTCGACAAGACATTCCTGTGGGAGGTGCCTGAGCAGTGGTCTCTGGAACAGGCGGCCACCGTGCCAATGGCGTATGCATCAGCATACTATGCTTTGGTGATTCGTGGGCGTATGCAGCCTGGTGAAGCTGTGTTGGTGCATGCAGGCTCTGGAGGCTTAGGCCAGGCTGCTATTTCAGTCGCTCTGCATGCTGGTTGTACAGTTTATACCACCGTGGGCTCACCTGCAAAACGTGCCTTCCTGCGCGAGCGCTTCCCGCAACTGCCAGATGCTAACATTGCCAATTCGCGAGACTCCTCATTTGAACAAGTTGTAATGCGTCGTACATGTGGTCGTGGCGTCGACCTTGTGCTCAACTCACTTGCAGGCGACAAGCTTCAGGCATCATTGCGCTGTCTCGGCATTGGTGGTCGCTTTCTCGAAGTCGGAAAGTTTGATTTGAGCGCAAACACGGCGCTCGGCATGGCTGTGCTGCTGAAAAACACTACAGTTCACGGCGTCTTATTGGATGTATTGTTAAGTGATAGCGAAGATAGCCCAGAGAAGGCGGAATTAAGACGATGCGTAAGAGAAGGCATTGCGAACGGCGCTGTTCGCCCATTGCCCGTCAATATATTCGACTATGACCAGGTCGAGAATGCCTTCCG GTTCATGTCGACGGGCAAGCACATAGGCAAGGTAGTGGTACGCGTGCGCAAAGAAAAACCTGAGAGTAACATATTGACAAAACAACTATTGCCAGCTATTCCACATGCGTACATGCACCCTGGGAAGAGCTACGTGCTTATCG GTGGGCTGGGTGGTTTCGGTCTGCAGTTATGCGAGTGGATGATAGGCCGCGGTGCACAAACGGTTATGCTTAACTCACGCAAAGGCGTGAGCACTGGTTACCAATCTTGGTGTGTCCGCAG ATGGCGGGCCGAGGGTGTTCGCGTGTTGATTTCAAGTGCAGATGCAACGACAGAGGCTGGGGCGCGCGCTCTGCTGCAGGAAGCATCTTCAGCTGCGCCTGTTGGTGGCATCTTCAACCTCGCCGCTGTGCTGCATGATGCAATCTTAGACAACCAGACACAAGATACCTTCAGTGCTGTCGCCAAACCTAAGATTGAGG TGACGCGCAACCTGGATAAGCTATCACGTTTGTTGGCACCGGAATTAGATCATTTCGTAACATTTTCTTCGGTGGCATGTGGGCGGGGCAACGCGGGCCAGAGCAACTATGGTTACGCCAATAGCTCCATGGAACGGCTGTGTGAGCGGCGGCGCGCGGACGGGTTACCGGCGCTAGCGATACAGTGGGGTGCCATCGGCGACGTGGGACTAGTAGCTGCCATGTTTGCAGAAGACGCAGAAATTGGAGGCACAGTGCCACAGCGCATCGCATCGTGCTTGGATACGCTGGGTACACTGCTGCTTGCGTCGCAAGCTGTAGTCTCATCCATGGTGCTGGCTGATCAGCGGCGCGCCAAAGAGAAGCCAGCGCAGAGCCTTGTGCACGCTTTGGCTAATGTACTCG GTATCCGTGACGTCAACAACGTGTCTTCGACTGCGACCCTGACGGAGTTAGGACTGGACTCGTTGATGCTCGCAGAGACCAAGCAGGTGCTCGAACGCAATTACGACGTGGTGCTCGGTGCGGAGGAGATCCGCGCACTCACTTTCGAGAAACTTCGGAGCATGGCTATTGAAGTCGACAGCACGGCGAAGGACAACGTTGTAGCGTAA